One Megalops cyprinoides isolate fMegCyp1 chromosome 17, fMegCyp1.pri, whole genome shotgun sequence DNA window includes the following coding sequences:
- the ppil4 gene encoding peptidyl-prolyl cis-trans isomerase-like 4 yields MAVLLETTLGDIVIDLYTEERPKTSLNFLKLCKIKFYNYCLVHNVQRDFIIQTGDPTGTGRGGESVFCKLYGDQARFFDAEKVPRIKHKKKGTVSMVNNGSDQHGSQFLITTGENLDYLDGVHTVFGEVTEGMDVLAKINETFVDKDFVPYQDIRINHTVILDDPFDDPADLPVPDRSPEPTKEQLDSGRIGADEDIDDSQGKDEAEIDELLKEKEAKTQAILLEMVGDLPDADVKPPENVLFVCKLNPVTTDEDLEVIFSRFGPIKSCEIIRDWKTGESLCYAFIEFEKEEDCEKAYFKMDNVLIDDRRIHVDFSQSVAKIKWKGKGGKYTKDDFKAYEKDVDNRSKLALKDKVKPRQDSKYDLLLDEREEEDSAYHRHSGKKHKEKKRHYSDDEDTRKSKKSKDSEEGRRDRRAGRRHSRSRSRSRSRSRSRDRGRDGHRKRSRSRDRHRQGSRERDRGRRERSASPRKARDKERSRLR; encoded by the exons ATGGCAGTGCTGTTGGAAACAACATTAGGGGATATCGTAATTGATTTATACACAGAAGAAAGGCCGAAAA CTTCCCTGAACTTTCTGAAGTTATGTAAAATCAAATTTTATAACTACTGCCTCGTTCACAATGTTCAG AGAGACTTTATCATACAAACTGGAGACCCTACAGGGACAGGCCGGGGCGGCGAGTCTGTGTTCTG CAAACTCTATGGAGATCAGGCCCGTTTTTTTGACGCTGAGAAAGTACCCCGGATCAAACATAAGAAGAAAGGGACGGTCTCCATGGTGAACAATGGCAGTGACCAACATGGATCTCAG TTCCTGATCACCACAGGAGAGAACCTGGACTACCTGGATGGGGTTCACACCGTGTTTGGAGAGGTGACTGAGGGAATGGACGTCTTGGCTAAAATCAACGAGACTTTCGTGGATAAGGATTTCGTACCTTACCAGGACATCAG AATTAACCACACTGTGATCCTGGATGACCCCTTCGATGACCCAGCTGATCTGCCTGTCCCGGACCGTTCCCCTGAGCCAACCAAAGAACAGCTGGAT AGTGGCCGGATCGGAGCAGACGAGGACATAGACGACTCGCAGGGGAAGGACGAGGCGGAGATAGACgagctgctgaaggagaaggaggcgAAGACTCAGGCCATTCTGCTGGAGATG GTGGGTGACCTGCCTGACGCGGATGTGAAACCTCCGGAGAACGTGCTCTTCGTGTGTAAGCTGAATCCAGTGACCACAGACGAGGACCTGGAGGTCATCTTCTCTCGGTTCGGCCCCATCAAGAG CTGTGAGATCATCAGAGACTGGAAAACTGGAGAATCCCTCTGTTACGCCTTCATTGAATTTGAAAAG gagGAGGACTGTGAAAAGGCCTATTTCAAAATGGACAATGTACTGATCGATGACCGAAGGATTCATGTGGACTTCAGTCAGTCTGTGGCCAAGATCAAATGGAAGGGAAAAG gtgggAAGTACACCAAGGACGACTTCAAGGCCTATGAGAAAGACGTGGACAACCGATCCAAACTGGCTCTTAAAGACAAAGTAAAACCCAGACAGGA CTCGAAATACGACCTCCTTTTAGACgaaagggaagaggaagacagcGCTTACCAtcggcattctgggaaaaagcacaaagaaaagaAGCGGCATTATTCTGACGACGAGGACACCAGGAAGTCAAAGAAATCCAAG GACAGCGAGGAGGGCAGGCGGGACAGGAGGGCCGGCCGGCGGCATTCCCGCTCGCGGTCGAGATCACGCTCTCGGTCCCGGTCCCGGGACAGGGGGCGGGACGGGCACCGCAAACGCAGCCGGTCCCGGGACAGACACCGTCAGGGGAGCAGGGAGCGGGACCGTGGCCGGCGGGAGCGTAGCGCCAGTCCCAGGAAGGCCAGGGACAAGGAGCGCAGCAGGCTCCGGTGA
- the LOC118792488 gene encoding ribonuclease ZC3H12A-like, with protein MDRQQSNLERFLKLGYSHEDIVRVLESLRYDAQTNDILEELIKTCRGGGSPLNPRPGRSSPQLQLVPRGCSPPQPPKPSPTLQEEEKDPGGGFRPIVIDGSNVAMSHGNKQVFSCRGLQLAVRWFWERGHRDITVFVPLWRKEQPRPEAPITDQHILNELEERKILVFTPSRCVKGKRVVCYDDRYIVKLAYESDGIIVSNDNYRDLQNEKPQWKKFIEERLLMYTFANDKFMPPDDPLGRNGPTIDNFLRKNPKIPAHKRQHCPYGKKCTYGVKCKFYHPERSQSQLSVADELRAKNKLASGRDQLAEARSRSPAHGSPPRILITVAPFGEQRQSSASYGSLPPTTAPPQQDDTPRRFSPGLDSPRETGSPTHLRKSPTCLSTEVDEAFGSLEASVSRLSIQDAGHMQGPSYPYSSGAALSGQCNGSSGGGIDYFLPASRCRYPPRSGGSGFGSHRLSSCEPLQHSDCSASSLQEAHCRCQRHREHSTYRATAYDGDEPCFRQRLQPDADIYGLGWGQRQPMVGGIASGAAGLLGERRGSVRTQLCTIFPQATVDHVMGLYPHTLDTGELVSLIHKHRTNHIRF; from the exons ATGGACCGACAGCAGAGCAACCTGGAGCGCTTCCTCAAGCTGGGGTACTCCCATGAGGACATCGTGCGGGTGCTGGAGAGCCTTCGCTACGACGCCCAGACCAACGACATCCTGGAGGAGCTGATCAAGACCTGCCGCGGCGGCGGGTCACCGCTGAACCCCCGACCGGGCCGCTCCAGCCCCCAGCTCCAGCTGGTCCCCCGGGGGTGCAGCCCCCCGCAGCCTCCCAAACCCAGCCCCACCCTccaggaggaggaaaaggatCCCGGCGGGGGGTTCAGACCCATCGTGATCGACGGGAGTAACGTGGCCATGAG CCACGGTAACAAGCAGGTGTTTTCGTGCCGCGGGCTGCAGCTGGCGGTGAGATGGTTTTGGGAAAGGGGCCACCGCGACATAACGGTGTTCGTGCCCCTGTGGAGGAAGGAGCAGCCGCGACCTGAGGCCCCCATTACAG ACCAACACATTCTCAacgagctggaggagaggaagatcCTGGTGTTCACCCCTTCGCGTTGTGTCAAAGGGAAGAGGGTGGTTTGCTACGACGACCGCTACATCGTCAAGCTGGCCTACGAGTCTGACGGCATCATCGTCTCCAACGACAATTACCGTGACCTGCAAAACGAGAAACCGCAGTGGAAGAAGTTCATTGAGGAACGGCTGCTGATGTACACCTTCGCCAATGACAA GTTTATGCCTCCTGATGATCCACTGGGAAGGAACGGCCCGACAATAGACAACTTCCTGAGAAAAAACCCCAAGATCCCTGCACACAAACGCCAACACTGCCCCTATG GAAAGAAGTGCACCTACGGGGTAAAGTGCAAATTCTACCACCCAGAGCGCAGCCAGTCTCAGCTGTCTGTCGCCGACGAGCTCCGCGCCAAGAACAAGCTGGCGTCCGGCCGGGACCAGCTGGCCGAGGCGCGGTCCCGTTCCCCCGCCCACGGCAGCCCTCCCCGGATACTCATCACCGTGGCGCCGTTCGGcgagcagagacagagcagcgCCTCGTAcggctccctccctcccacaacTGCCCCCCCTCAGCAGGACGACACCCCCAGGAGGTTCTCCCCCGGGCTCGACAGCCCCAGAGAAACGGGGAGCCCGACCCACCTGCGGAAATCCCCCACCTGCCTGAGCACTGAGGTCGACGAGGCTTTCGGGTCGCTGGAGGCCTCCGTGTCCCGGCTGAGCATCCAGGACGCGGGACACATGCAGGGGCCTTCGTACCCCTACAGCAGCGGGGCGGCGCTCTCCGGCCAGTGCAACGGCAGCAGCGGTGGCGGCATCGACTACTTCCTGCCTGCCTCTCGCTGCCGCTACCCGCCGCGGTCAGGCGGGAGCGGGTTCGGCTCTCACCGGCTGAGCAGCTGCGAGCCCCTCCAGCACTCGGACTGTTCGGCCTCCAGCCTCCAGGAGGCGCACTGCCGCTGCCAGCGCCACCGCGAGCACAGTACCTACAGAGCCACGGCGTACGATGGCGACGAGCCCTGCTTCCGCCAGCGCCTCCAGCCGGACGCGGACATTTACGGCCTGGGCTGGGGGCAGAGGCAGCCCATGGTGGGGGGGATCGCTAGCGGGGCCGCGGGCTTGCTGGGAGAGCGGAGAGGTTCCGTCAGAACCCAGCTCTGCACCATCTTCCCCCAGGCCACCGTCGACCACGTCA
- the ginm1 gene encoding glycoprotein integral membrane protein 1, whose product MLHFRDVNSSQAKMAILRTSPFVLFLLFVWFILTDATTRQLDKERILINVTAVGDTQETHNLQINFNISVVGEQFFVNDIPVKLSGVTRLTCQALLLDGSSGSTGSGPGAFVSTVTRVLVRQWPLESDPVVELLVFNEEVIEVEGRKVQQPDMYEVNVLMNQNFQKLRQSTYSYPISESMLFSIPRENDVVVTDPNLPRRVEDQDILHTTSHYPLKQAETTQEETAAPGKLPETPLRMDPAPMYEEDTTAEEEGLPDKLLPETPLRSESISSYNAMCQWVEELRERLRRFWTESLPLFFLIMWVVVVGVVGSAVIVKILDVFFPSCEHKGILTLNPVTLMPEDEKHSLLENMETQPQEEKQP is encoded by the exons ATGCTTCACTTCCGGGATGTAAACAGTTCGCAGGCAAAGATGGCTATCTTACGGACGTCGCCGTTTGtcctgtttttactgtttgtttggtttattttgaCTGACGCGACCACACGACAACTGGACAAG GAGAGAATCCTCATCAACGTAACGGCAGTCGGTGACACACAAGAGACACACAATCTTCAG attaattttaaCATCTCAGTGGTTGGAGAGCAGTTCTTTGTTAATGATATCCCCGTGAAGTTGTCGGGAGTAACGAGATTAACCTGCCAAGCCTTGCTTT TGGATGGCAGCAGTGGAAGCACCGGGTCTGGACCTGGTGCCTTCGTGAGCACTGTGACCCGGGTTCTGGTGCGCCAGTGGCCCCTGGAGAGCGATCCGGTGGTGGAGCTGCTTGTGTTTAATGAGGAGGTCATCGAGGTGGAGGGGAGGAAG GTCCAGCAGCCAGACATGTATGAAGTCAATGTATTGATGAACCAAAATTTCCAGAAGCTCAGACAGTCCACGTACTCCTACCCCATTTCGGAGAGCATGCTCTTCAGTATCCCCAGAGAAAATGATGTGGTTGTCACAGACCCCAACCTACCAAGAAGAG tGGAGGACCAAGACATCTTGCACACTACCAGTCACTACCCCTTAAAACAAGCAGAGACCACTCAGGAGGAGACGGCTGCCCCCGGGAAGCTGCCAGAGACCCCCCTGCGCATGGACCCCGCCCCCATGTACGAGGAGGACACCACAGCCGAGGAGGAGGGGCTTCCAGACAAACTGCTCCCCGAGACACCGCTCAGATCAGAGTCCATTTCCTCTTACAAC gccatgTGTCAGTGGGTAGAGGAGCTGAGGGAACGTCTGAGACGCTTCTGGACCGAATCCCTGCCCCTCTTCTTCCTGATCATGTgggtagtggtggtgggggtcGTGGGGTCAGCGGTCATCGTCAAGATCCTGGACGTGTTCTTCCCATCCTGCGAGCACAA gggAATCCTCACTCTAAACCCTGTGACTCTGATGCCAGAAGACGAGAAACATTCTCTGCTGGAGAACATGGAGACACAGCCAcaggaagagaagcagcccTGA